The DNA region AGGCGGGCGAGCCCCTCGTGGAAGATGCGGTCCCCCTCGCTCTCGAGGGCGTGAATCTCGACGCACTTCTCGAGGATGTGATCGGACGTCCTCAGGTTGGCGATGGCTTCCTTCAGGACCGCCGTCTGCCGCACGAGGACGTCGGCCATGCCGAGCATCTCGGGAGGGGGGCTCGCGAGGTTGTAGAAGGTCATCCGGTCGGCGGTGGTGTCGATGAAATCGATGACGTCGTCGAGCTTCGTCGCGAGGTCGTGGATGTCCTCGCGGTCGAACGGCGTGATGAAGGTCTTGTTGAGCATCTTGACGAGGTTGTGCGTGATCTGGTCGCACTCGTGCTCGAGCGCCTTGATGCGCCGCGCGGACTCCTGCGGCCGATCGTAGTTGCGCATCATCTCGTGGAGGAGGTTCGCCCCCTCGTGAATTTTCCCCGCGAGGGTCGAGAAGGTGTCGAAGTAC from Acidobacteriota bacterium includes:
- a CDS encoding DUF47 domain-containing protein yields the protein MFGTKDKEYFDTFSTLAGKIHEGANLLHEMMRNYDRPQESARRIKALEHECDQITHNLVKMLNKTFITPFDREDIHDLATKLDDVIDFIDTTADRMTFYNLASPPPEMLGMADVLVRQTAVLKEAIANLRTSDHILEKCVEIHALESEGDRIFHEGLARLFHKTRKEDAIELIKEKDVLETVETATDMCEDVANVLEGIILKNA